One Comamonas endophytica DNA window includes the following coding sequences:
- a CDS encoding ABC transporter ATP-binding protein — MTPASDQPLIRLRNITKVYGEGRLAFQALKGVDLDIAQGDFVAIMGPSGSGKSTAMNMLGCLDRPTTGEYLFKGAHVETLTRDERALLRRKYFGFVFQGFHLLARTTALENVELPLLYRGEPTAKRHAAAKKALAAVGLSGWEHHTPAELSGGQQQRVAIARAIVTEPVVLLADEPTGNLDSQRSNEIMELLWRLNADQGITVLMVTHEPDMAQYARRMVRFVDGLLDSDNPNPLPVVLAREQGLSLPAEAH; from the coding sequence ATGACGCCCGCATCCGATCAGCCGCTGATCCGACTGCGCAACATCACCAAGGTGTATGGCGAGGGCCGCCTGGCCTTCCAGGCCCTCAAGGGCGTGGACCTCGATATCGCGCAGGGTGATTTCGTCGCCATCATGGGCCCGAGCGGCTCGGGCAAGTCCACCGCCATGAACATGCTCGGCTGCCTCGACCGCCCCACCACGGGCGAATACCTGTTCAAGGGCGCGCACGTGGAGACGCTCACGCGCGACGAGCGCGCGCTCTTGCGGCGCAAGTATTTCGGCTTCGTGTTCCAGGGCTTCCACCTGCTGGCGCGCACCACGGCGCTGGAGAACGTCGAGCTGCCGCTGCTGTACCGCGGCGAGCCGACGGCCAAGCGCCATGCGGCGGCGAAGAAGGCGCTGGCGGCCGTGGGCCTGTCGGGCTGGGAGCACCACACGCCGGCCGAGCTTTCGGGCGGGCAGCAGCAGCGCGTGGCGATCGCGCGCGCCATCGTCACCGAGCCCGTCGTGCTGCTTGCCGACGAGCCCACCGGCAACCTCGACAGCCAGCGCAGCAACGAGATCATGGAGCTGCTGTGGCGGCTGAACGCCGACCAGGGCATCACCGTGCTGATGGTCACGCACGAGCCCGACATGGCGCAGTACGCGCGGCGCATGGTGCGCTTTGTCGACGGCCTGCTCGACAGTGACAACCCCAACCCGCTGCCGGTGGTGCTGGCGCGCGAACAGGGCCTGAGCCTGCCGGCGGAGGCGCACTGA
- a CDS encoding Hsp20/alpha crystallin family protein: protein MIFTAPMIRRSGHAFPRSADQALQRFLQSTLTTPLNRISEASASASAAFTATQDEQATTLQLDVPGLAREQLQLRLEGAQVHLTSVEGAPRKVQRSWELGHEIDVAASSAKLEHGVLTLRLAKLAPVDKAVTLNIE, encoded by the coding sequence ATGATTTTCACCGCCCCCATGATCCGCCGTTCGGGCCATGCCTTCCCCCGTTCGGCCGACCAGGCGCTGCAGCGTTTCCTGCAGTCCACTCTGACCACCCCGCTCAACCGCATCTCCGAAGCCTCGGCCTCGGCCAGCGCGGCCTTCACCGCCACGCAGGATGAGCAGGCCACCACCCTGCAGCTCGACGTGCCCGGCCTGGCACGCGAGCAGCTGCAGCTGCGCCTGGAAGGCGCGCAGGTGCATCTGACCAGCGTCGAAGGCGCGCCGCGCAAGGTGCAGCGCTCCTGGGAACTGGGCCACGAGATCGACGTGGCCGCCAGCAGCGCCAAGCTCGAGCACGGCGTGCTGACGCTGCGCCTGGCCAAGCTGGCCCCGGTCGACAAGGCCGTGACGCTCAACATCGAGTGA
- a CDS encoding DUF937 domain-containing protein, translated as MNTSNSLTDELLGQLRGAPMQSMAQQLGMGSAETERAVGTALPMLLGALGNNASQPQGAMDLFGALQRDHMGAAGSGNGLGGMLGGVLGGLLGGQGQASQAPASNGASILGHIFGGRQQQAESGLGQATGLGSNAGQLLQMLAPIVMAFLAQRVQSGGMDAGGLGQVLGREKAQVQQQGGAAGGLLSSLLDQNGDGKLDVGDLFKLGAGFLGGRR; from the coding sequence ATGAACACTTCGAATTCCCTGACCGACGAATTGCTGGGCCAGCTGCGCGGCGCGCCGATGCAGAGCATGGCGCAGCAGTTGGGCATGGGCAGCGCCGAAACCGAGCGCGCCGTGGGCACGGCGCTGCCCATGCTGCTGGGGGCTCTGGGCAACAACGCATCGCAGCCGCAGGGCGCAATGGACCTGTTTGGCGCGCTGCAGCGCGACCATATGGGAGCCGCTGGTTCGGGCAACGGCCTGGGTGGAATGCTGGGCGGCGTGCTTGGCGGACTGCTGGGCGGCCAGGGCCAGGCCAGCCAGGCGCCAGCCTCCAACGGCGCGTCGATCCTGGGTCATATCTTCGGCGGTCGGCAGCAGCAGGCCGAATCCGGACTGGGCCAGGCCACCGGGCTGGGCTCCAATGCCGGGCAGTTACTGCAGATGCTGGCGCCCATCGTCATGGCTTTCCTGGCGCAGCGCGTGCAGTCGGGAGGCATGGACGCGGGCGGCCTGGGCCAGGTGCTGGGCCGCGAAAAGGCCCAGGTGCAGCAGCAGGGCGGGGCCGCGGGCGGGCTGCTGTCGAGCCTTCTGGACCAGAACGGCGACGGCAAGCTGGATGTGGGCGACCTGTTCAAGCTGGGCGCGGGTTTTCTCGGCGGACGGCGCTGA
- a CDS encoding efflux transporter outer membrane subunit, whose protein sequence is MPTLTFKNNKLTAPRPAMAAALVALALAGCAATQQPPGAGLPALSVPATWSPAHLVYTPDADPQSLARWWQGLGDPQLAALVEQALQANLSLASAQSTLRQARAQRDATAAGLAPSVGASGSAQRSRSGNATGNSFSTGLDASWEIDVFGRLASAVAASDAEVRSAQATLEGTRVSLAAEVALTYIELRNLQQRLVIARSNLASQQETLQITDWRMQAGLTTSLATEQARASAAQTAAQVPALESSLAQTRHSLAVLTGQNPAALDAQLASFAPVPQAPDALALQIPAETLRQRPDVIAAEARVAAALARVAQADAARYPSFRLSGSLGLRALTVGALTQGSSVFGSLLSGISVPLLDGGAIRAQLRVQEEGLEQARLNYASTVLTALQEVEDALSILQGDGARIEQLRIAAEAAANAALLAQQRYSSGLVDFQTVLETQRTQLSAQDSLAATQAALTADHVRLYKALGGGWTPTAIDSAAAPATN, encoded by the coding sequence ATGCCTACCCTGACATTCAAGAACAACAAGCTGACGGCGCCCCGGCCGGCTATGGCCGCGGCACTGGTGGCGCTGGCGCTCGCCGGCTGCGCCGCGACGCAGCAGCCGCCCGGCGCCGGCCTGCCCGCGTTGAGCGTGCCCGCCACTTGGTCGCCCGCACACTTGGTCTATACGCCAGATGCCGATCCGCAATCGCTGGCCCGCTGGTGGCAGGGCCTGGGCGATCCGCAGCTGGCGGCACTGGTCGAACAGGCGCTGCAGGCCAATCTGTCGCTGGCCTCGGCCCAGTCCACGCTGCGCCAGGCGCGCGCGCAGCGCGATGCCACCGCCGCGGGCCTGGCGCCTTCGGTGGGCGCTTCCGGCTCGGCGCAGCGTTCGCGCTCGGGCAACGCGACGGGCAACAGCTTTTCCACGGGGCTCGACGCGAGCTGGGAAATCGATGTGTTCGGCCGGCTGGCCAGTGCAGTGGCGGCCAGCGACGCCGAGGTGCGCAGCGCGCAGGCCACGCTCGAAGGCACGCGCGTGTCGCTGGCGGCCGAGGTGGCACTGACCTATATCGAGCTGCGCAACCTGCAGCAGCGCCTGGTGATCGCGCGCAGCAATCTCGCCAGCCAGCAGGAGACCCTGCAGATCACCGACTGGCGCATGCAGGCCGGCTTGACCACGTCGCTGGCCACCGAGCAGGCCCGTGCCTCGGCCGCGCAGACCGCGGCGCAGGTGCCGGCGCTCGAATCCAGCCTGGCGCAGACGCGGCATTCGCTGGCCGTGCTCACGGGCCAGAACCCGGCTGCGCTCGATGCGCAGCTGGCGTCATTTGCACCCGTGCCCCAGGCGCCCGATGCGCTGGCGCTCCAGATTCCCGCTGAAACCCTGCGCCAGCGCCCCGATGTGATTGCCGCCGAGGCCCGCGTGGCCGCAGCGCTGGCGCGGGTGGCGCAGGCCGATGCGGCGCGCTATCCGAGCTTTCGCCTGAGTGGCTCGCTCGGCCTGCGCGCGCTGACCGTGGGTGCCTTGACGCAGGGCAGCTCGGTGTTCGGCTCGCTGCTGTCGGGCATTTCCGTGCCGCTGCTCGATGGCGGCGCGATACGCGCGCAGCTGCGCGTGCAGGAGGAAGGGCTGGAGCAGGCGCGGCTGAACTATGCATCCACCGTGCTGACGGCGCTGCAGGAAGTCGAAGACGCGCTGTCGATACTGCAGGGCGATGGCGCGCGCATCGAGCAGCTGCGCATTGCCGCGGAAGCCGCGGCCAATGCCGCGCTGCTGGCGCAGCAGCGCTACAGCAGCGGCCTGGTGGACTTCCAGACGGTGCTGGAGACCCAGCGCACACAGCTCTCGGCGCAGGACAGCCTGGCAGCGACCCAGGCGGCGCTGACTGCCGACCATGTGCGGCTGTACAAGGCGCTGGGCGGGGGCTGGACCCCCACGGCCATCGACAGCGCCGCAGCGCCGGCCACGAATTGA
- a CDS encoding Bug family tripartite tricarboxylate transporter substrate binding protein, with protein MKRRTLLQHAGFAALGLALPAWAQTPNATRILVGAPPGGGTDILGRALALEMGKQLSRSVIVENRPGAGGNIAALGVAKAPSDGGTLLLSYTSHVINPALYKKLPFDPVADFTPIAPIATAPSILVVSEKCPARNLQELVAMAKAKPGTMNVAIAGLGGANHLAGEMLRKMAQIDVLGVPYKGTSGALTDLMAGQVDIVFSGYGAAGGLIKSGRVKALAVTSAKRMAALPQVPPVADLLPGFDYSAWYGLFGPAGMGAKEVEAMRTAVHAAQKTPGLREQLEREGMELLQMDTPAFRSFLTAELDRWKLAVKASGVELM; from the coding sequence ATGAAACGTCGCACCTTGCTGCAACATGCGGGCTTTGCCGCGCTGGGCCTGGCCCTGCCGGCCTGGGCCCAGACCCCGAACGCCACGCGCATCCTGGTGGGCGCCCCTCCGGGCGGCGGCACCGACATCCTGGGGCGCGCGCTGGCGCTGGAGATGGGCAAGCAGCTCTCGCGCAGCGTGATCGTCGAGAACCGACCCGGCGCGGGCGGCAACATCGCGGCGCTGGGCGTGGCCAAGGCCCCCTCCGACGGCGGCACGCTGCTGCTGAGCTACACCAGCCATGTGATCAATCCCGCGCTCTACAAGAAGCTGCCCTTCGATCCGGTGGCCGACTTCACGCCGATCGCGCCCATTGCCACCGCGCCCAGCATCCTGGTGGTGTCGGAGAAATGCCCCGCCAGGAACCTGCAGGAGCTGGTGGCCATGGCCAAGGCCAAGCCCGGCACCATGAACGTGGCGATTGCCGGTCTCGGCGGCGCCAACCACCTGGCCGGCGAAATGCTGCGCAAGATGGCGCAGATCGACGTGCTGGGCGTGCCCTACAAGGGCACCTCGGGCGCGCTGACGGACCTGATGGCAGGGCAGGTGGACATCGTGTTCTCGGGCTATGGCGCGGCCGGCGGACTGATCAAGTCGGGCCGCGTCAAGGCGCTGGCCGTGACCAGCGCCAAGCGCATGGCGGCGCTGCCGCAGGTGCCGCCCGTGGCCGATCTGCTGCCGGGCTTCGACTACAGCGCCTGGTATGGGCTGTTCGGCCCCGCGGGCATGGGCGCCAAGGAGGTCGAGGCGATGCGCACTGCGGTGCATGCGGCGCAGAAGACGCCGGGCCTGCGCGAGCAGCTCGAGCGCGAGGGCATGGAGCTGCTGCAGATGGATACCCCGGCCTTTCGCAGCTTCCTGACGGCCGAGCTCGACCGCTGGAAGCTGGCGGTGAAGGCTTCGGGGGTGGAGTTGATGTAA
- the tsaD gene encoding tRNA (adenosine(37)-N6)-threonylcarbamoyltransferase complex transferase subunit TsaD: protein MSLLILGIESSCDETGVALVRLEEPSEGGAVPALLSHALHSQIEMHQAYGGVVPELASRDHIRRVLPLTEAVLAEAGEQLSDIDVVAFTRGPGLAGALLVGAGVACALGAALGKPVLGVHHLEGHLLSPFLSEDPPEFPFVALLVSGGHTQLMRVDGVGSYAILGETIDDAAGEAFDKSAKLMGLGYPGGPALSKLAQQGDPEAFKLPRPLLHSGDLDFSFAGLKTAVLTQAKKLGDELPARKADLAASTEAAIVDVLVKKTLAALKQTGMKRVVVAGGVGANRLLRAQLNAACARMKVRVHYPELHLCTDNGAMIAMAAAMRIQSGREQPRTEYAFDVKPRWPLDSLA from the coding sequence ATGAGCTTGCTGATCCTGGGTATCGAATCTTCGTGCGATGAAACCGGCGTGGCGCTGGTGCGCCTTGAGGAACCATCGGAGGGCGGCGCCGTGCCCGCGCTGCTGTCCCATGCGCTGCACAGCCAGATCGAGATGCATCAGGCCTATGGCGGCGTGGTGCCCGAGCTGGCCAGCCGCGACCACATCCGCCGCGTGCTGCCGCTGACCGAGGCGGTGCTGGCCGAGGCGGGCGAGCAGCTTTCCGATATCGACGTGGTGGCCTTCACGCGCGGCCCGGGCCTGGCCGGCGCGCTGCTGGTGGGCGCGGGCGTGGCCTGCGCGCTGGGCGCGGCGCTGGGCAAGCCGGTGCTGGGAGTGCATCACCTGGAAGGCCATCTGCTGTCGCCGTTCCTGAGCGAGGATCCGCCGGAGTTTCCCTTCGTCGCGCTGCTGGTGTCGGGCGGCCACACGCAGCTGATGCGCGTCGATGGCGTGGGCTCCTATGCCATCCTGGGCGAGACCATCGACGATGCCGCGGGCGAGGCCTTCGACAAGTCGGCCAAGCTGATGGGCCTGGGCTACCCGGGCGGGCCGGCGCTGTCGAAGCTGGCGCAGCAGGGCGACCCCGAGGCCTTCAAGCTGCCGCGGCCGCTGCTGCACAGCGGCGATCTGGATTTCTCCTTTGCCGGCTTGAAGACGGCAGTGCTGACCCAGGCGAAGAAGCTGGGCGACGAGCTGCCCGCGCGCAAGGCCGATCTCGCGGCCAGCACCGAGGCGGCGATCGTCGACGTGCTCGTCAAGAAGACGCTGGCCGCGCTCAAGCAGACCGGCATGAAGCGCGTCGTGGTGGCGGGCGGCGTGGGCGCCAACCGGCTGCTGCGCGCGCAGCTGAATGCGGCCTGCGCCAGGATGAAGGTGCGCGTGCACTATCCCGAACTGCACCTGTGCACCGACAACGGCGCGATGATCGCCATGGCCGCGGCCATGCGCATCCAGTCGGGGCGCGAGCAGCCCCGGACCGAATACGCGTTCGATGTGAAGCCGCGCTGGCCGCTCGATTCGCTGGCCTGA
- a CDS encoding efflux RND transporter periplasmic adaptor subunit, with translation MNDKQASQPAQAATSKQALLGATATRPWWRRTSVWAGVAVLVAAGAGFAYWQSVKAARALPQYVSQEVKRGNLRLTVAANGTLVPTRQVNIGSELSGTVRNVRVDVNDQVKKGQVLVELDTAKLSAQVSRSSASLASAQARLAQAQATTREARANLGRLEEVARLSGGKVPSASELDAGRAALERATADEKAASASVQDARAALSTDQTNLSKASIVSPIDGVVLTRAVDPGNAVAASLQAVTLFTLAEDLKRLKLEVSVDEADVGTVQPEQKATFTVSAYPSRSYPARVTRVAYGSTKTDNVVTYIATLEVANEDLSLRPGMTAAATITSTERQDVLLVPNAALRFTPTVPGAAPAAREGSGGGIMGQLMPRGPRPGGSGQRRGGAGSSRGDGGETAREVWVLENGKAVAVKVMTGISDGRMTEVRSETLQPGMAVITDQRSGETK, from the coding sequence ATGAACGACAAACAAGCATCCCAACCCGCCCAAGCCGCCACGAGCAAACAGGCGCTGCTGGGCGCCACGGCGACCCGCCCCTGGTGGCGCCGGACCTCGGTCTGGGCCGGCGTGGCCGTGCTGGTGGCCGCGGGCGCGGGCTTTGCCTACTGGCAGTCCGTCAAGGCGGCGCGCGCGCTGCCCCAGTATGTGAGCCAGGAAGTCAAGCGCGGCAATCTGCGCCTGACGGTGGCCGCCAACGGCACGCTGGTGCCCACGCGCCAGGTGAACATCGGCAGCGAGCTCTCGGGCACGGTGCGCAATGTGCGCGTCGATGTCAATGACCAGGTGAAGAAGGGCCAGGTGCTGGTCGAGCTCGACACCGCCAAGCTCAGCGCGCAGGTCTCGCGCTCGAGCGCCTCGCTGGCCTCGGCCCAGGCGCGGCTGGCGCAGGCGCAGGCCACCACGCGGGAGGCGCGCGCCAATCTGGGCCGCCTCGAGGAGGTGGCGCGGCTGTCGGGCGGCAAGGTGCCCTCGGCTTCCGAGCTGGACGCCGGCCGCGCCGCGCTCGAGCGCGCCACCGCCGACGAGAAGGCCGCGTCGGCGAGCGTGCAGGATGCGCGCGCGGCGCTGTCCACGGACCAGACCAATCTGTCCAAGGCCTCGATCGTCTCGCCCATCGACGGCGTGGTGCTGACGCGCGCGGTCGACCCCGGCAACGCGGTGGCGGCCTCGCTGCAGGCCGTGACCCTGTTCACGCTGGCCGAGGACCTCAAGCGCCTCAAGCTCGAAGTCAGCGTCGACGAAGCCGACGTGGGCACGGTGCAGCCCGAGCAGAAGGCCACCTTCACCGTCAGCGCCTACCCCTCGCGCAGCTATCCGGCGCGGGTGACGCGCGTGGCCTATGGCTCGACCAAGACCGACAACGTCGTGACCTATATCGCCACGCTGGAAGTGGCCAACGAGGACCTGAGCCTGCGCCCGGGCATGACGGCCGCGGCCACCATCACCTCGACCGAGCGCCAGGACGTGCTGCTGGTGCCGAACGCCGCGCTGCGCTTCACGCCCACGGTGCCGGGCGCGGCGCCGGCGGCGCGCGAGGGCAGCGGCGGCGGCATCATGGGGCAGCTGATGCCGCGCGGCCCGCGCCCGGGCGGCAGCGGCCAGCGCCGCGGCGGCGCAGGCTCCAGCCGCGGCGACGGCGGCGAGACGGCGCGCGAGGTCTGGGTGCTGGAAAACGGCAAGGCCGTGGCGGTGAAGGTGATGACCGGCATCAGCGACGGCCGCATGACCGAGGTGCGCAGCGAGACGCTGCAGCCCGGCATGGCGGTGATCACCGACCAGCGCTCGGGAGAGACCAAATGA
- a CDS encoding ABC transporter permease: MLLSSILLALRSIRRNLLRSFLTILGIVIGVSAVITMVTLGNGATLAVQNQISGLGTNLLQVRPGQRMGPGTGGAPTFKDTYVDAIAQQIGGIYAVAPEGRATATVVAGGRNWSSSVIGSTNEWLKTGNWQLATGREFTPEEIRAGSAVCIIGSTVRRELFANTDPMGQLMRVREFSCEIVGVLASKGQGAFGNDQDDMVLVPLNTLQRRITGSKRINTLLVSMAEGSEPERVKASLRQLLRELRKLAPADEDNFNILDTKQLADTLSGTTQVLTMLLGAVAGVSLLVGGIGIMNIMLVSVTERTREIGLRLAIGALEREVLLQFLIEAVVLAALGGLIGIALATMASVVLAGVMDVPYVFNVSVNLLSFVFSAGIGVVFGYFPARRAARLDPIEALRHE, translated from the coding sequence ATGCTGCTGAGTTCGATCCTGCTGGCGCTGCGCTCGATCCGGCGCAATCTGCTGCGCTCCTTCCTCACCATCCTGGGCATCGTGATTGGCGTGAGCGCGGTCATCACCATGGTGACGCTGGGCAACGGCGCCACGCTCGCGGTGCAGAACCAGATCTCCGGCCTGGGCACGAACCTGCTGCAGGTGCGCCCCGGCCAGCGCATGGGCCCGGGCACCGGCGGCGCGCCGACCTTCAAGGACACCTATGTCGATGCCATCGCGCAGCAGATCGGCGGCATCTACGCGGTGGCGCCCGAGGGGCGCGCCACCGCCACGGTGGTCGCCGGCGGGCGCAACTGGTCGAGCAGCGTCATCGGCAGCACCAACGAATGGCTCAAGACCGGCAACTGGCAACTGGCCACCGGGCGCGAGTTCACGCCCGAAGAGATACGCGCCGGCTCTGCCGTGTGCATCATCGGCTCCACCGTGCGCCGCGAGCTTTTTGCCAACACGGATCCGATGGGCCAGCTGATGCGCGTACGCGAGTTCTCCTGCGAGATCGTCGGCGTGCTGGCCTCCAAGGGGCAGGGCGCGTTCGGCAACGACCAGGACGACATGGTGCTGGTGCCGCTGAACACCTTGCAGCGGCGCATCACCGGCTCCAAGCGCATCAACACGCTGCTGGTGTCGATGGCCGAGGGCAGCGAGCCCGAGCGCGTCAAGGCCAGCCTGCGCCAGCTGCTGCGCGAGCTGCGCAAGCTGGCGCCGGCGGATGAGGACAATTTCAACATCCTCGACACCAAGCAGCTGGCCGACACGCTCTCGGGCACGACCCAGGTGCTGACCATGCTGCTGGGCGCGGTGGCGGGCGTCAGCCTGCTGGTCGGCGGCATCGGCATCATGAACATCATGCTGGTCAGCGTGACCGAGCGCACGCGCGAGATCGGGCTGCGCCTGGCCATCGGCGCGCTCGAGCGCGAGGTGCTGCTGCAGTTCCTGATCGAGGCGGTGGTGCTGGCGGCGCTCGGCGGGCTGATCGGCATCGCGCTGGCCACCATGGCCTCGGTGGTGCTGGCCGGCGTGATGGACGTGCCCTATGTGTTCAACGTCAGCGTGAACCTGCTGTCGTTCGTGTTCTCCGCGGGCATCGGCGTGGTGTTCGGCTACTTCCCGGCGCGGCGCGCCGCGCGGCTGGACCCCATCGAGGCACTGCGCCACGAGTGA
- a CDS encoding CBS domain-containing protein, translating into MTTVADILRAKATDEVHHVAPDDSMLEALQRMAEHRIGALMVLDGERSSHIAGIVTERDYARKIVLQGRNSATTPVREVMTAAVHCVDMAQTCEECMALMTRQRIRHLPVLDAQQQLIGIVSIGDLVKAIISEQQFTIDQLEHYISGQRG; encoded by the coding sequence ATGACGACTGTTGCAGACATCCTGCGGGCCAAGGCGACCGACGAGGTACACCATGTGGCGCCCGACGATTCGATGCTCGAGGCCCTGCAGCGCATGGCCGAGCACCGCATCGGCGCGCTGATGGTGCTCGACGGCGAGCGTTCGAGCCATATCGCCGGCATCGTCACCGAGCGCGACTACGCGCGCAAGATCGTGCTGCAGGGCCGCAATTCGGCGACCACGCCGGTGCGCGAGGTCATGACGGCGGCGGTGCACTGCGTCGACATGGCGCAGACCTGCGAGGAGTGCATGGCGTTGATGACGCGCCAGCGCATCCGCCATCTCCCGGTGCTCGACGCGCAACAGCAGCTGATCGGCATCGTCTCGATCGGCGATCTGGTCAAAGCCATCATTTCCGAGCAGCAGTTCACCATCGACCAGCTCGAGCACTACATTTCGGGCCAGCGCGGCTGA
- a CDS encoding TauD/TfdA family dioxygenase, with product MSENRNQPTPWYAEDVRNDLSWVQRLSAEEIEGFDQALAHAKRHPKPLLAMEQRDFPLPDAARDALRRAVATTQGRWGMCLLKGFPVDRWSEADCRLAYWGMGLYMGVGRTQNKASEIINDVRDAGGDYKAKGGRGYNTNAELDFHQDSCDVVALLCRRTAKSGGTSKVISSMALREQVQARRPDLIPVLEGDFYHSYQGTQDPSQAPFYRCPIFSKPGHAFTARTNRKNTIAAQRDFEEVPRLTPAQLEALDLLDQLMPSEQLCYSMELEQGDLQLLNNYVTLHSRTHFEDHEHPDDKRHLFRLWLAVPASQPLPPEFEEYFYDIRPGSVRGGVRGSAITEEFLAYERRQAEALGMRYKPWVPGREAMAEA from the coding sequence ATGAGCGAGAACCGCAACCAACCCACGCCCTGGTATGCCGAGGATGTGCGCAATGACCTGAGCTGGGTCCAGCGCCTGAGCGCCGAGGAGATCGAAGGCTTCGACCAGGCGCTGGCGCATGCCAAGCGCCACCCCAAGCCGCTGCTGGCCATGGAGCAGCGCGACTTCCCCCTGCCTGACGCCGCGCGCGATGCGCTGCGCCGTGCCGTCGCCACCACGCAGGGGCGCTGGGGCATGTGCCTGCTCAAGGGTTTCCCGGTGGACCGCTGGAGCGAGGCCGACTGCCGCCTGGCCTATTGGGGCATGGGCCTGTACATGGGCGTGGGCCGCACGCAGAACAAGGCCAGCGAGATCATCAACGATGTGCGCGACGCCGGCGGCGACTACAAGGCCAAGGGCGGGCGCGGCTACAACACCAATGCCGAGCTGGACTTCCACCAGGATTCGTGCGACGTGGTGGCGCTGCTGTGCCGGCGCACGGCCAAGTCCGGCGGCACCAGCAAGGTCATCAGCTCGATGGCGCTGCGCGAGCAGGTGCAGGCACGCCGTCCCGACCTGATCCCGGTGCTCGAGGGAGATTTCTACCACAGCTACCAGGGCACGCAGGACCCCTCGCAGGCGCCTTTCTACCGCTGCCCGATCTTCAGCAAGCCCGGCCACGCATTCACCGCGCGCACCAACCGCAAGAACACCATCGCGGCGCAGCGCGACTTCGAGGAAGTGCCGCGCCTCACGCCCGCGCAACTCGAGGCGCTGGACCTGCTCGACCAGCTGATGCCCAGCGAGCAACTGTGCTACTCGATGGAACTGGAGCAGGGCGACCTGCAGCTGCTCAACAACTACGTGACGCTGCATTCGCGCACGCATTTCGAGGACCACGAACACCCCGACGACAAGCGCCACCTGTTCCGACTGTGGCTCGCGGTGCCGGCATCGCAGCCGCTGCCGCCCGAGTTCGAGGAGTATTTCTACGACATCCGCCCGGGCTCGGTGCGCGGCGGCGTGCGCGGCAGCGCGATCACCGAGGAGTTCCTGGCGTACGAGCGCCGCCAGGCCGAGGCGCTGGGCATGCGCTACAAGCCCTGGGTGCCGGGGCGCGAGGCAATGGCCGAGGCATAG
- a CDS encoding LysR family transcriptional regulator, whose translation MKIAAFHTLHTVIATGSLAKAAQALNLTPSAVSMQMKQLEDYMGTALFDRSGQAIRPVPLAHEIATIMEEALARVEALRERPDVRVQGTVRLGIVDTMLPLLLPRTLSALQQRHPLLNVDVDRGKSRALTQRIRSAELDLAVLALPPQEPQAARGLVWQPLLQRDFVLLAPSSAKEKTVKALLAAHRLIGYDRSTVTGQLASRYLADKYGIRKLDMEFDSIPAIISMVGLGMGVALLQIADPRLLQADPVRTLALPADAPRMQYALLLRQADRDKRNLQALVQVLADVARDTG comes from the coding sequence TTGAAGATCGCCGCCTTCCACACCCTGCATACCGTCATTGCCACCGGCTCGCTGGCGAAAGCGGCGCAGGCGCTGAACCTGACACCCAGCGCCGTCAGCATGCAGATGAAGCAGCTCGAGGACTATATGGGCACGGCGCTGTTCGACCGCTCGGGCCAGGCCATCCGGCCGGTGCCGCTGGCGCACGAGATCGCCACCATCATGGAGGAAGCACTCGCCCGGGTGGAGGCGCTGCGCGAGCGCCCCGATGTGCGCGTGCAGGGCACGGTGCGACTGGGCATCGTCGACACCATGCTGCCGCTGCTGCTGCCGCGCACCCTGTCGGCGCTGCAGCAGCGCCACCCGCTGCTCAATGTGGACGTGGACCGCGGCAAGAGCCGCGCGCTGACGCAGCGCATCCGCTCGGCCGAACTCGACCTGGCAGTGCTGGCGCTGCCGCCGCAGGAGCCGCAGGCCGCGCGCGGCCTGGTGTGGCAGCCGCTGCTGCAGCGCGACTTCGTGCTGCTGGCGCCGAGCTCAGCCAAGGAAAAGACGGTGAAGGCGCTGCTGGCCGCGCACCGCCTCATCGGCTACGACCGCAGCACGGTGACCGGCCAGCTGGCCAGCCGCTATCTGGCCGACAAATACGGCATCCGCAAGCTGGACATGGAGTTCGACAGCATTCCCGCGATCATCTCCATGGTCGGCCTGGGCATGGGCGTGGCGCTGCTGCAGATCGCCGATCCGCGCCTGCTGCAGGCCGATCCGGTGCGCACTCTTGCGCTGCCCGCGGACGCGCCGCGCATGCAGTACGCGCTGCTGCTGCGGCAGGCCGACCGGGACAAGCGCAACCTGCAGGCATTGGTGCAGGTGCTGGCGGATGTGGCAAGAGACACGGGCTAG